Proteins co-encoded in one Cytophaga hutchinsonii ATCC 33406 genomic window:
- a CDS encoding DEAD/DEAH box helicase: MLFKDLGLSPEVVEAIESIGYSEATPIQEKTIPILMTGKDLTGQAQTGTGKTAAFGIPAIEHVDISINQTQSLILCPTRELALQVCTELKKLSKFKKGLRVLAVYGGESIERQIRDLKAGAHIVVGTPGRIIDHLDRRTLNASHLSQIILDEADEMLNMGFREDIELILTRLPEERQTVLFSATLAPPILALAKRFQNNPEIIKIERKELTISTVEQFYYLVKNSQKTEIVTQIIDLNNLQLMLIFCNTKRKVEEVTDELKAYGHNPISLHGDKTQRDRTEVMSKFRKGLANILVATDVAARGIDVTGVDAVINYDVPLDIENYVHRIGRTGRAGQLGKSFTLVTSDEKYKLRDIERYTKATIEKAETPTRQELVAYKKDKLATRITTELEKPNIKIWSDLLEEYKEKGITADQIAIALLSKEMKDLAEPERRVFEDRGDRRDRGDRGDRGGRFDRGDRRDGPRRDGRSSDRFGDRPAASRDRDGGERRERTPRPRTSDASMARLFVNVGRIDRISPGDIVGAFAGEANIKGSQIGQIDIFDKYSFVELPHDLVDQVMDGMRNNKIKGKSINIEISNGKQ; encoded by the coding sequence ATGTTATTTAAAGACCTTGGATTGTCTCCTGAAGTTGTGGAGGCTATCGAATCTATTGGCTATTCTGAAGCCACGCCTATTCAGGAAAAAACAATTCCAATTTTAATGACAGGAAAAGACCTTACAGGTCAGGCACAAACGGGTACTGGTAAAACAGCTGCCTTTGGTATTCCTGCTATTGAACATGTTGATATTTCTATCAACCAAACACAATCCTTAATTCTTTGTCCTACACGTGAACTTGCTTTACAGGTATGTACGGAATTAAAAAAACTTTCTAAATTCAAAAAAGGTCTTCGTGTACTTGCAGTATACGGTGGCGAATCGATTGAAAGACAAATCCGCGATCTGAAAGCGGGTGCGCATATCGTTGTAGGTACACCTGGCCGTATCATTGATCACCTGGACAGACGTACATTGAATGCTTCTCACCTTTCTCAGATCATCTTAGATGAAGCGGATGAAATGCTGAACATGGGTTTCAGAGAAGACATCGAATTAATCTTAACCCGTTTACCAGAAGAACGTCAGACTGTATTATTTTCTGCAACGCTTGCTCCTCCTATCCTGGCGCTTGCTAAACGTTTCCAGAATAATCCGGAGATCATTAAAATTGAAAGAAAAGAATTAACGATCAGCACGGTTGAACAATTCTATTACTTAGTTAAAAACTCTCAAAAAACAGAAATTGTTACACAAATCATTGACCTGAACAATCTTCAGTTGATGTTGATCTTCTGTAATACAAAAAGAAAAGTTGAAGAAGTTACCGATGAATTAAAAGCATACGGACACAATCCGATCAGCTTACACGGTGATAAAACACAACGCGACAGAACAGAAGTAATGAGCAAATTCCGTAAGGGATTAGCCAATATCCTTGTTGCTACAGATGTTGCGGCACGTGGTATTGACGTTACAGGTGTTGATGCGGTTATCAACTACGATGTTCCATTGGATATTGAAAACTACGTTCACCGTATCGGCAGAACAGGTAGAGCAGGTCAGTTAGGTAAATCATTCACATTGGTAACAAGTGATGAGAAATATAAATTGAGAGACATCGAACGTTATACAAAGGCAACAATTGAAAAAGCTGAAACGCCTACACGTCAGGAATTAGTTGCTTATAAAAAAGATAAATTAGCTACACGTATTACTACTGAATTAGAAAAACCAAACATTAAAATCTGGTCTGATTTATTAGAAGAATATAAAGAAAAAGGTATTACTGCTGATCAGATTGCAATTGCGTTGCTTTCTAAAGAAATGAAAGATCTTGCAGAACCTGAACGCAGAGTATTTGAAGACCGTGGCGATCGTCGTGATCGCGGCGACAGAGGTGACCGTGGCGGTCGTTTCGATCGTGGTGACAGAAGAGATGGACCTCGCAGAGATGGCCGTTCTTCAGACCGTTTCGGAGACAGACCAGCTGCTTCAAGAGACCGTGATGGTGGTGAAAGACGTGAAAGAACGCCGAGACCAAGAACAAGTGATGCAAGTATGGCACGTTTATTCGTAAACGTTGGACGTATTGACCGCATCTCTCCTGGTGATATCGTTGGTGCATTTGCCGGTGAGGCAAACATCAAAGGTTCTCAGATCGGACAGATCGATATCTTCGATAAATATTCATTCGTGGAACTTCCACATGACTTAGTTGATCAGGTTATGGACGGAATGAGAAACAATAAAATTAAAGGAAAATCAATCAACATCGAAATTTCGAACGGTAAGCAATAA
- a CDS encoding 16S rRNA (uracil(1498)-N(3))-methyltransferase has product MSHLFLNKDVYSCILDEQESVHVVKVLRLKEGDAITVTNGNGIVVSAQITKADHRKCGYKIIEEQKLNKRSAARIHIAIAPTKNIDRMEWLVEKCTEFGIDAFSFVLTEHSERKNLPVAKLEKTAFAAIKQSGQPFLPHFSELLSFTAFLQSDFSDYDYKLIACLDEAPKSTILKLVQPAKSCLVLIGPEGDFTQQEVRSAVEKGFVKISLGNSILRTETAAIASCHILNLIQE; this is encoded by the coding sequence ATGAGCCATTTGTTTTTAAACAAAGACGTTTATTCATGCATACTTGATGAACAGGAATCTGTTCATGTTGTTAAAGTTCTAAGATTAAAAGAAGGTGATGCCATTACTGTAACAAACGGTAATGGCATTGTTGTTTCGGCACAGATTACAAAAGCAGACCATCGTAAGTGCGGATATAAAATCATTGAAGAACAAAAATTGAATAAACGGTCTGCCGCACGCATTCATATTGCCATTGCTCCTACCAAGAACATTGATCGCATGGAATGGCTGGTAGAGAAATGTACCGAGTTTGGCATTGATGCATTCAGCTTTGTACTTACAGAACATTCAGAACGAAAAAATTTGCCGGTTGCTAAACTTGAGAAAACGGCTTTTGCTGCAATTAAACAAAGCGGCCAGCCCTTTCTTCCGCATTTCAGCGAATTACTTTCTTTTACTGCATTTCTGCAATCAGACTTTTCAGACTATGATTATAAATTGATTGCTTGCTTGGATGAAGCTCCTAAATCAACTATTTTAAAGCTGGTACAACCAGCCAAATCCTGTCTGGTATTGATTGGCCCTGAAGGTGATTTTACACAGCAGGAAGTCAGATCGGCTGTTGAAAAAGGATTTGTGAAAATATCCTTAGGAAATTCTATCTTACGAACGGAAACGGCAGCAATTGCATCCTGCCATATTTTGAATCTGATTCAGGAATAA